In one Thunnus maccoyii chromosome 12, fThuMac1.1, whole genome shotgun sequence genomic region, the following are encoded:
- the prkci gene encoding protein kinase C iota type yields MMPTLRDSTMSHPGENSHQVRVKAYYKGDIMITHFEPSISFEGLYGEVRDMCSMDNDQLFTMKWIDEEGDPCTVSSQLELEEALRLYELNKDSELIIHVFPCVPEKPGMPCPGEDKSIYRRGARRWRKLYYASGHAFQAKRFNRRAHCAICTDRIWGLGRQGYKCINCKLLVHKKCHKLVTVECGRPMIQEPIMPGQPPSQLDQTEQPGPQNKDSRESLTYDGEEKEARSSRDTGKSPSSLGLADFDLLRVIGRGSYAKVLLVQLKKTERIYAMKVVKKELVNDDEDIDWVQTEKHVFEQASNHPFLVGLHSCFQTESRLFFVIEYVNGGDLMFHMQRQRKLPEEHARFYSAEISLALNYLHERGIIYRDLKLDNVLLDSEGHIKLTDYGMCKEGLRPGDTTSTFCGTPNYIAPEILRGEDYGFSVDWWALGVLMFEMMAGRSPFDIVGSSDNPDQNTEDYLFQVILEKQIRIPRSLSVKAASVLKGFLNKDPKERLGCHPQTGFADIMGHPFFRNVDWDLLEQKQVVPPFKPNISGEFGLDNFDAQFTNEPIQLTPDDDDVVKKIDQSEFEGFEYINPLLMSAEECV; encoded by the exons GGACATCATGATCACCCACTTTGAACCGTCCATCTCGTTCGAGGGCCTGTACGGGGAGGTGAGAGACATGTGCTCGATGGACAACGACCAGCTCTTCACCATGAAGTGGATCGATGAGGAAG GTGACCCCTGCACCGTGTCGTCTCAGCTGGAGTTGGAGGAAGCTCTGCGTCTCTACGAACTCAACAAAGACTCAGAGCTCATTATCCACG TGTTCCCATGTGTACCAGAGAAACCTGGCATGCCTTGTCCGGGAGAAGACA AGTCTATATATCGGCGTGGAGCCCGGCGCTGGAGGAAACTCTACTATGCCAGTGGCCACGCCTTCCAGGCCAAACGCTTTAACAGG AGAGCCCACTGCGCCATCTGCACTGACCGCATCTGGGGTCTCGGAAGACAAGGCTACAAATGCATCAACTGCAAACTGCTGGTGCACAAGAAGTGCCACAAACTGGTCACAGTGGAGTGTGGCAGACCGATGATCCAG GAACCAATCATGCCCGGCCAACCACCGAGTCAATTAGACCAAACTGAACagccag gcccTCAGAATAAAGACTCCAGAGAAAGCTTGACTTACgatggagaagagaaagag GCACGGAGCAGTAGAGACACGGGGAAATCGCCTTCCAGTCTGGGCCTGGCAGACTTCGATCTGCTGAGGGTGATCGGCCGGGGCAGCTACGCCAAGGTGCTGTTGGTGCAGCTGAAAAAGACAGAACGCATCTATGCCATGAAAGTGGTTAAGAAGGAGCTGGTCAATGACGATGAG GACATCGACTGGGTCCAAACAGAAAAGCACGTTTTTGAGCAGGCCTCTAATCATCCCTTCCTGGTGGGCCTGCACTCCTGTTTCCAGACGGAAAGCAG ACTCTTCTTTGTTATTGAATATGTGAACGGTGGAGATCTCATGTTCCACATGCAGAGACAAAGGAAACTCCCAGAAGAACATGCCAG ATTCTACTCAGCGGAGATCAGTCTGGCGCTCAACTACCTCCACGAGCGGGGAATCATCTACAGAGATCTGAAACTGGACAACGTGCTGCTGGATTCTGAGGGACACATCAAACTCACAGACTACGGCATGTGCAAG gaGGGTTTGAGACCAGGCGATACAACAAGCACTTTCTGCGGCACCCCCAATTACATCGCCCCTGAAATACTCAGAGGAGAGGATTACG GGTTCAGTGTGGACTGGTGGGCGCTGGGTGTGCTGATGTTTGAGATGATGGCGGGCCGGTCGCCCTTCGACATTGTCGGGAGCTCTGACAATCCAGACCAGAACACAGAAGACTACCTCTTccaag TAATATTGGAAAAACAGATCAGAATCCCCCGCTCGTTGTCAGTCAAAGCCGCCAGCGTCCTCAAGGGATTCCTCAACAAG GATCCCAAGGAGCGTCTAGGATGCCACCCTCAGACAGGCTTCGCTGACATCATGGGCCATCCTTTCTTCCGAAACGTCGACTGGGACCTT CTGGAGCAGAAGCAGGTGGTCCCTCCATTCAAGCCCAACATCTCAGGGGAATTCGGACTGGACAACTTTGACGCCCAGTTCACCAACGAGCCCATCCAGCTCACGCCTGATGACGA TGACGTGGTGAAGAAGATCGACCAGTCTGAGTTTGAAGGGTTTGAGTACATCAACCCACTCCTGATGTCAGcggaggagtgtgtgtga